The following are from one region of the Aquipuribacter hungaricus genome:
- a CDS encoding FAD-binding protein: MSVDSPGIRRGEPPGSASGRNPAYPAPAHVAGVPGGADDLADVVVVGGGAAGLSAASALRAAGAAVTLVSEGPLGGD; this comes from the coding sequence ATGAGCGTCGACTCCCCTGGGATACGTCGGGGCGAGCCTCCCGGATCGGCGTCCGGTCGCAACCCGGCGTACCCTGCGCCGGCCCACGTCGCCGGGGTGCCGGGCGGGGCCGACGACCTCGCGGACGTCGTCGTCGTGGGCGGCGGGGCCGCGGGGCTGTCCGCCGCCTCGGCCCTGCGCGCGGCGGGGGCCGCGGTGACGCTGGTGAGCGAGGGCCCGCTGGGCGGGGAC